The Phaeodactylum tricornutum CCAP 1055/1 chromosome 6, whole genome shotgun sequence region ACCGGTACCAAAGTAGACGCCACCAATCCTCGGTACTATCAAGCGAcgtccaaaagctcggatTCGGGCGCTGCTTCCGGCGAGACGAAATAATTCCTTATTATAATTCACCAACACGCTTGTATACTATCTATTATGCACATATACACCCACACATGCGCGCATTAGCTCGACCAGAATACGACAATGTATCATATTTGGCTAGGATGTGTCTTTATTATGGGGGTAGGTACGTGGTGCAACCGTGTGGGCGGTTGGTTGGTCGATTGTTCGCTCGCTCACTCGTTTCCTAGGCAAAGGTACCGGGTACTTGTTCTTGCATAGCGGTACGGGCCACTTGGGCCTTGTGGGCCCACGCTTCCAATCGGCCGCCGAGTTCGGTCATTTGAGACGTGTTCAGGGCTCGCGGACGTACCCAGGTGATCGTGACGGTTCCGTCCACTTGGTCCAAGTGTCCTTCCACCAAGTGTACACTGAGGGCGCGCATAACCACCCATTCCACTTGATCGACCGGTATATTGCCCAAACCAACGGCGAGCTCGTTCAAGGTCAGCGTTCGATCGTGGGCGTCCTTGGTAAAGACGAGACGGACCAGAGCGAGGAGTAAAAGCTTTTCCTGTACCGCATTGGCTCGGTGCACGAGGGCGGGTTGTTTTTGTATGGACGTTGCGTGTTGGGAGGTGAGAGAGGCAAAGGCTTCCAAATCGCCCGCCGAAACGGCGTGGAGCATTTGCACCAACCAAGCATCCGGTTGGGATTGCAAGTATGCGAGTACGGGCGAGGCTTCGAGTTGACCGAGATTGTAGACGCCGTCTCCGGTGAGTGCGGCGAGACACAAATCCACGGCCAGGGTTTGGTAGTCAACCACGTTCCTTGCTACTACCGCTGCGACGTTGGTGGTGGCATTGTCGAGAGGAGGCGGTGGCGCGTAATTGAGAAACTgcatggcggcggcgtaAAACTGTTCCGGTGGGCCTAGTATCTTGTAGTACGTCCATAGGGCTTCGTAGTAGGCTGCGGACACAATGGCGTTGTCGACTACCTGCAGGGCGGCCTTTTGCTTGGATGCCCTGGCTTGGATGATTTGGAGTTGTTCGTTCTGATCGTCGGTGTCCAGTGGCGTCCCGTGGGGTTGCCGCAACGCTTCCAGCGTCAATAGTGAGAGTTTGGATTCCGCGTACACCACGGCGTCGGCCTGTACGGTGTGGGGCAGCGCGTCTTGCTGTAGCTTGGTGACGAGATTCTCGAGGATGGCCTTGGCAGCCGTACCATCTTGTGCGTGCAGGACGCGCGCAACGGCCGACGCGATTTGTGCCAGACTGAGGGGATTGAGCTTGGCGTGCACCGACGTGACGACTTGGTTGTACAAGGCCAGGTAGGAATGCGTGCCACCGAGCGATGCCACGGAACGTGCCGTCGTCGGATCCGCAACCAAGTCCAGCACCGCCAGCGTAAGTTCGTGCCAgagcttttgttgacagaACGAGGCCATGGCCTGATACTGCGTTGCTAACTCGGGGTGTTCGTTCGCCATGAGTTCGCAGTGCTCCACCGCACCCGCGGTGGGATCCACGTAACTGCTGCTACTCATGCTGCTGGAAATCTTGGGAGAGGAATGCAACAGAAATAAAAGGGTGTCCAGATGTacttgtgtgtgtgtgtacttGTGTGTTTCTACTTGCTGTTGGTGATACACTTGTACGCTGTAGGATGTGGGCTTTCGAGTTGGATACGGCACTGTAGATTCACAAGTCCAGGCACCCGGCGGCATCGCCATGGTGAACCCAG contains the following coding sequences:
- the RPN9 gene encoding regulatory proteasome non-atpase subunit 9 (26S proteasome regulatory non ATPase subunit, homolog to plant RPN9a subunit) encodes the protein MSSSSYVDPTAGAVEHCELMANEHPELATQYQAMASFCQQKLWHELTLAVLDLVADPTTARSVASLGGTHSYLALYNQVVTSVHAKLNPLSLAQIASAVARVLHAQDGTAAKAILENLVTKLQQDALPHTVQADAVVYAESKLSLLTLEAASKQKAALQVVDNAIVSAAYYEALWTYYKILGPPEQFYAAAMQFLNYAPPPPLDNATTNVAAVVARNVVDYQTLAVDLCLAALTGDGVYNLGQLEASPVLAYLQSQPDAWLVQMLHAVSAGDLEAFASLTSQHATSIQKQPALVHRANAVQEKLLLLALVRLVFTKDAHDRTLTLNELAVGLGNIPVDQVEWVVMRALSVHLVEGHLDQVDGTVTITWVRPRALNTSQMTELGGRLEAWAHKAQVARTAMQEQVPGTFA